One genomic region from Phragmites australis chromosome 1, lpPhrAust1.1, whole genome shotgun sequence encodes:
- the LOC133912427 gene encoding uncharacterized protein LOC133912427 produces MVVSLRLSRRGRRLYPPPPPASTHAVDDPPRPHAAASLDGPPPPPRPPWEVAGSWLHSGIAARSELPHRNEVVPLESDIEPSFALNLYPDGYSIGELGKGMFLYLIGDDPKKRPYSRASKALFSDIEYGCLPQDILHGIPCKFQNGSTVCEVWDYRSFFSNGGDDSGDDFPKVNRVLLRMGTECVVKDLSSIADASWTYHDQLIAESTILNALQPRLNLDPTPCLEKLCNSSVKKIDLDLYKGRQNTKGTSLLKMSINPPENCMPKEFNVCEGAAVCIENAAREGMPSGTLNSSSVNSPSTIHVNNAQSAVESDTENTIRSSSTLMNSSALCDRKQSASNTSPDHLHQSNEQQACAAILQVDREKGQPQRLTVLPQNRKKSSNPLHERHESKKGSPPNKTARSSSRNSKGLQKSTGTSNKEGLQLGSPNELQVEVKVDRTIGNKDMKAQKQFPLSVLPSTHSCTSLNTSNPCIDKIPEKVNSLHIMLKEHHEAPIVDPKKSGTADLKDSRTPSVASFNASSRNATCEPCEDNAATEPQCTASKRNVSGISTSFNQEINLKGKGWQKVDTQIKPPCENRSSEEPVVTGGVSSQLGISSYLESCSGHPINTSEPGIEKILSEVILTTQRHGLNEKAAKSYGLETSWLLPPSEFFQSQNAEEIPYMREETMPYYATKGATSTWKIRRLTFHPSKYLFCNGLVDESHYTLCLLESQAPDNHQITVGTIYGDEHTHIATLPTSCHAEKFVDQFISLMKRDGYNLCNDKVCNESSELRQQFEEVPNLGYLTGEYAEYLMCSPSVESSLAFNENNDVGCTFQNRLPDYHANLLQSLTQQWVVTEQSPTMETPEAFFLNPSHPDGLQYSSRILHDQGPLFACNSFAMDLHQFPSVQPSQEVSMDQCLQCRHDIPGFSDTCGVGTSATSYGQWRQVYTQMGNVVYQWDLPALGRQIHSSPRLHDGRSIPWSELQQIWRPHTSARSMDSDDVSVTSTPVLVQLPIPLGYQYLWNGSC; encoded by the exons ATGGTCGTCTCCTTAAGGCTCTCTCGCCGTGGGCGCCGCCTCtacccgccgccaccgcccgcTTCCACCCACGCCGTCGACGATCCGCCGCGTCCTCACGCCGCGGCGTCCCTTGACGGGCCGCCCCCGCCTCCTCGCCCGCCGTGGGAA GTCGCTGGTTCGTGGCTTCATAGCGGAATCGCTGCTCGATCGGAATTACCACatagaaatgaagttgttcctcTTGAATCAG ATATTGAGCCGTCCTTTGCATTGAACTTGTATCCGGATGGGTATTCAATTGGAGAGCTGGGGAAG GGAATGTTTTTGTATCTGATTGGCGATGATCCAAAGAAGCGGCCATATAGCAGGGCATCAAAAGCTTTGTTTTCT GATATTGAGTATGGCTGCTTGCCTCAGGACATCTTACACGGCATCCCCTGCAAATTTCAAAATGGGTCTACTGTGTGTGAG GTGTGGGACTACCGATCCTTTTTCTCTAATGGTGGTGATGATTCAGGAGATGACTTCCCAAAAGTCAATAGAGTTCTTCTTAGGATGGGAACTGAGTGTGTTGTGAAAGATTTATCTTCCATTGCGGATGCCTCATGGACATATCATGATCAATTG ATTGCCGAGTCCACCATCCTCAATGCTTTGCAACCCCGACTTAATTTGGACCCTACACCATGCCTTGAAAAGCTTTGCAATTCAAGTGTTAAGAAG ATTGATCTAGATCTATATAAGGGAAGACAGAACACTAAAGGTACATCTCTTCTCAAAATGTCTATTAATCCTCctgaaaattgcatgcctaaggAATTCAATGTCTGTGAAGGTGCAGCAGTATGCATTGAGAATGCAGCTCGAGAAGGCATGCCAAGTGGAACGTTAAACAGCTCGTCAGTGAACAGTCCATCTACTATCCATGTTAACAATGCCCAATCAGCTGTAGAATCTGATACCGAGAATACTATTCGATCTTCTTCTACCCTTATGAACAGTTCTGCATTGTGTGACAGAAAGCAAAGTGCATCAAATACTTCTCCTGATCATTTGCATCAGAGTAATGAACAGCAGGCATGTGCAGCAATTTTACAGGTTGATCGTGAAAAGGGACAACCACAAAGGCTGACAGTTCTTCCACAGAATAGAAAGAAATCTTCAAATCCTCTGCATGAAAGGCATGAATCCAAAAAAGGCAGCCCTCCAAACAAAACTGCAAGGTCAAGTTCTCGAAATTCCAAAGGCCTTCAAAAGTCAACAGGCACCTCAAATAAAGAAGGGCTTCAGCTGGGATCTCCAAATGAACTGCAG GTTGAGGTTAAGGTAGATCGGACAATAGGCAACAAGGACATGAAAGCTCAGAAACAATTTCCCTTGTCAGTCCTCCCAAGTACTCATTCGTGTACTTCCTTGAACACAAGTAATCCATGTATTGACAAAATCCCTGAAAAGGTTAACTCGTTGCATATTATGTTGAAAGAGCACCATGAGGCTCCAATTGTTGACCCAAAAAAATCTGGCACGGCAGATCTCAAAGACAGCAGAACACCCTCTGTAGCCTCCTTCAACGCAAGTTCAAGGAATGCAACTTGTGAACCTTGTGAGGATAATGCTGCTACAGAACCCCAGTGTACTGCTTCAAAGAGAAATGTCTCTGGAATTTCTACTTCTTTCAACCAAGAAATCAACTTGAAAGGGAAAGGATGGCAAAAAGTTGATACTCAGATCAAACCACCCTGTGAGAACAGAAGCTCAGAGGAGCCAGTTGTTACTGGTGGCGTTAGCAGTCAATTGGGTATTTCTTCGTATCTCGAGTCATGTAGTGGACACCCTATAAATACCAGTGAACCTGGTATTGAAAAGATTCTATCAGAGGTCATTCTGACAACCCAGAG GCATGGACTAAATGAAAAGGCTGCTAAAAGTTATGGTCTTGAAACATCCTGGTTATTGCCACCATCCGAATTCTTTCAGTCTCAAAATGCTGAGGAAATTCCATATATGAGGGAAGAAACCATGCCATACTATGCAACCAAGGGAGCTACGAGTACCTGGAAGATTAGAAGACTTACTTTTCACCCTTCCAAGTATTTGTTCTGTAATG GCTTAGTTGATGAATCTCACTACACACTTTGCCTGCTTGAGTCCCAAGCACCGGATAATCATCAAATAACTGTGGGAACCATCTATGGAGATGAGCATACACACATTGCTACCCTTCCCACTTCT TGTCATGCAGAGAAGTTTGTGGATCAATTTATCTCTCTG ATGAAACGTGATGGCTACAACCTTTGCAACGATAAAGTCTGCAATGAATCATCTGAACTCAGACAG CAATTTGAGGAAGTCCCTAATCTAGGCTACCTGACTGGAGAATATGCAGAATACCTGATGTGCTCGCCTTCTGTTGAGAGTAGTTTAGCGTTTAATGAGAACAACGATGTAGGCTGTACCTTCCAGAATAGGCTTCCAGATTATCATGCAAATCTTCTGCAGTCACTGACTCAGCAGTGGGTAGTGACGGAACAATCTCCAACGATGGAAACCCCGGAAGCATTTTTCTTGAATCCCAGTCATCCAGATGGCCTGCAGTATTCCAGCAGAATTCTCCACGACCAGGGGCCATTGTTTGCATGTAACTCGTTTGCAATGGATCTGCACCAGTTTCCATCTGTTCAGCCGTCCCAGGAAGTTTCCATGGATCAGTGCTTGCAATGCAGACATGATATACCAGGGTTCAGTGACACGTGCGGCGTGGGCACGAGTGCAACCAGCTACGGCCAGTGGCGTCAGGTTTACACACAGATGGGCAATGTGGTTTACCAATGGGATTTGCCGGCTTTGGGCAGGCAGATTCACAGCAGCCCTCGGCTGCATGATGGGAGGAGCATACCGTGGTCGGAGTTGCAACAGATCTGGCGTCCCCATACGAGTGCACGGAGCATGGACTCTGATGATGTCAGCGTCACAAGCACACCGGTTCTGGTTCAGCTCCCCATCCCTCTCGGTTACCAGTACCTGTGGAATGGATCGTGTTGA